The Gossypium hirsutum isolate 1008001.06 chromosome D06, Gossypium_hirsutum_v2.1, whole genome shotgun sequence genome contains the following window.
TCAAATTGATTAATCTTAATAACTCTAATATCTTACTTTCCAttccaatttttttctcaaaaaaaaaatttaaaccgtAATACTTTAATTACatggtgaaaagaaaaaaaagaaggttaTTGCTTGTATTGTAATAAGGTAagataaatacaaaatttaaagctTAGAACTATTTATTTTGATCTAATAGCCAAGATCATTTTAGTTctcattttaaaaattctcaCTATAATTATTaccgttaaattttttttttttgaaaattgattcaAGACAAGTGAGTAAACTTTCAATTAAAAATTTCTGATTCAAGTTGATGTCAAGTTAGATCAAACTCGTAGCACCACAACACAAGGAGTTTACCACAGTAGGAATTTTTTTTggattgggttttaaaattttaaataaaatcattttgcaagataaaaaaaatttctatagtCTTTCTTAATTTGACAATTGAGTAAATTGATTCTTTTCAGTGTTGAAAGTGAGtaattaaggacaattaatcatggTGTTCACATTTTCCGTCAATTTATCTTacttttgattgatataattgCCATTAATGTCAAcacattttgtcaatttggttCAAATTctacaaaattcaataaatttagcaaTTAACGTttacacattttgctaatttgcTCTTTATTCTAAATTTGTTGATATCCAATGAGGGCCaagtttgttgaattttttttttaaaatcacgaCCAAAGCAACAAAATTCGTAAacgttgagggttaaatttgttattatacaaataaaaaataggaTACTATAATTAATTGGTTGCTACcttgttcataaaaattaatttgctcaaaattaagaaattaaaagcaTCTTTTTACTTAGTTGCAAGAGGTATAAAAATTGTATCCATGTTGTTTTTAGCAAAACtatatatacatgtgtatttattttgttgataaTTCATTGAACATCAACTACTACCTTTGCATGCGTCTTAATTTCACTTCTCTTTGCAGGACTTTCCCTTAAATCACAGGAACTAACAGCTATATTTTTAGCCGTTCGATTATACTGCAGTTTTGTAATGGAATACGACATACATACACTACTTGATACAGCTACGTTAGGGACAACCCTTTGGATCATTTACATGATCCGTTTTAAACTAAGGTCAACGTACATGCACGACAAAGACAATTTAGGAATCCACTATGTGGTCTGTCTTCGTATCTAACCTCTTTGTTCCTTTGTTATTGCTGCATTGTGTTTTGTTTTAACCTTTATGCATTTCGATCCATTTTCCGTCGCTTAAACGCGCTCAGTTTATTTCCTTACAGGTCATACCTTGTGCGGTTTTGTCGTTGTTTATTCATCCAACAACAAGTCATCTTTTATTCAATAGGATTTGCTGGGCTTTCTGTGTTTACCTCGAAGCTATTTCGGTTCTGCCTCAGTTGCGGCTCATGCAGAACATTCAGGTAAGGCAACAAGCGATAAGCGCTCGTCGCTCTCAAAACCGACACTTGTTTGAACATATATCACCTTTCCTTTTTGTGTCTCCGTTTCAGATCATCGAACCGTTTACCGCACATTACGTGTTTGCGTTGGGTGTTGCGAGGTTCTTTAGTTGTGCACATTGGATTATCCAGGTAGAATGGACTTGCATATAGGCTGAACAATGTTTCTTGATTGATTGACTTGAATGTTGGATCTAAATGAGTGCACGTTCTTTTGCCTAGGTATTCGAGACTCGAGGGCGCTTATTGACGGCTCTGGGATACGGATTATGGCCTTGTTTCGTCCTGCTTTCCGAGATTGTTCAGACTTCCATTTTGGCAGATTTTTGCTACTACTATGTTAAAAAGTGAGTATTGTGCATGAATTTTACAACATGCCTTCAATTGATAAATCCGTCGTTAAAAGCTTTTATTTTCCTTCAATTTAACAGTATCCTCGGCGGACAACTCGTCGTGCGACTCCCCTCCGGTGTGGTGTAAACTTTGAAGGTAGCAAAATAAGGATGGTTAGCGCACTTTCATTCTCTTGTGGCAGCAACTAAGGCAATGATTACAAGGAATCAATAAAGTTAAGGATGAATTATATTTGTTCATATATGTAGTTCATTTGAATATTTCACCAAAACAATCTATATAGTATCATCAGGTTTAATGTTGTAAGAACTATGTCGGTTGTCAAACTGATCAAATCATATTGATTTttgattcaatcaatttaaccattacaaaataaaaataaaaatagataaatacaaataactaataacataaaacatttttcttttaaaactgaGAAATATTTAAAGCCCAGAGAGATACAACAAACAAAAGCCCAAGGACTAAGCCCAAAATCCCAACAAGCTTTTCCAGAGTCGCCAAGCAAGGAGGAAGAGGGACAGAGCATTGGCATCATGACGAGAGGTCACTGCAATTGACCCAATGGCATGCACCCCTCCGACGGAGGTCATGACATTGTGAAGCACAAAAAAGACACCGAGGTTGCCACAAAACAAGCAAGAACACCAATAGAGTAGGAGCCAAGGTCGAAAACAAACTTAGAAGATCAGCAACAACAGCTACCAGGAGGAACTGGTGTGATGACACTAAAGTCCATCGAAGATTAGATCATGTGAAACACCAGAGAGTCATCAACGTCGTAGCACCAAGAGCAAAGGGCTTTGCTAAGCAGAGGAACGATAAATAATATCCGTCAAAACACCATAGTATCCGTCATTATAGCTTTAATCATTCTCCAAGTTTATAATATTAGATTTATTTGGTTCAACCATCGGA
Protein-coding sequences here:
- the LOC107940703 gene encoding ER lumen protein-retaining receptor erd-2.2; protein product: MKGKATKNPIFAFTTWIRRQPPKMKAFLVTISGMAALLFLRMVVEDHNNLFVAAETVHALGTFVLIYKLTKEKACAGLSLKSQELTAIFLAVRLYCSFVMEYDIHTLLDTATLGTTLWIIYMIRFKLRSTYMHDKDNLGIHYVVIPCAVLSLFIHPTTSHLLFNRICWAFCVYLEAISVLPQLRLMQNIQIIEPFTAHYVFALGVARFFSCAHWIIQVFETRGRLLTALGYGLWPCFVLLSEIVQTSILADFCYYYVKNILGGQLVVRLPSGVV